gcgtgcgcggtggctgtggtggagctcgtcggtgtgCTGCGAGGCGCTCGGTGGTTGCGCGCACGAGGGACAGAGAAGGGGGAGGCGaccagagagaaggggaaatggaagaggggaagctgggcgtctccgtggcacgTCTGGAGGGGTCGGGGCTGCGCggctgaagcaggaggtggcaaggcATCATCGGCGCGCACGCCACGCacctgtctgtcctcctggcaggaggaacaaGACCactcagcccctggtgggctgggcctcttctgccaggtaaggcccaggcgaGGTTTCTGTCTTTTCTTAGTTTCTGttatgttttctattattctgtaagctTTATGGATTTATGAAAAATACCAAAACaatatcaaaaatcatgaaacttctcatgcccactgtttggaatatttccaacaataaacattttagtttatgattatttagacatttaaaatattttatagtatttaaatgcccaaatgcaaatagagtatgatttaatccaaTGATCTTATGCtatcctagaaaattgtgcaccatttttgtcggaggttttagaccaaggcaaagatgatgaacattttagaagggcatttcaggttcattgaaagaattttagtaaaccctagttggtttaagtggTGATGGGgtttttgtcatccccatttcgacTTTCTAGGAgatgtaaacatgatgcacacatgaagggctagcctagtgcataccagaactagggatgtgacaccatcgtccggtctggaacaccagatcctagggtttcccccagagcaatacgagtgggtcgacggtagtcacatgacgatgccttcatcaaggtaacgacgtggaacaccgccatcgcccgccgtcggctcggttttcaccggcaactacgtctccccgactcgcagctggtgccagatgacagatcccgagatccgaacacccaACCTCAGGTCGACcacctctgacggaagagatgaccaccaccgaCGGCTGCACCAGTCAGAACAGATCTGATCAGAGGTGCCGCCGACGagaccaccaggccctccacgccGACATCGCCGATCTGAAGGCAGCATGCACGCCACCGCAGCCAAGCCGGTCGCCGCCGCCCGAAGGGCCATCCACAGCGCCCGCAGCCCTAGCCTCCGTCATGCCAAGCCATCATCGTCCGAGGACGGGCCGGCCTCTCGCCGCCTGCAGCCATCCGCCGCGCCGCAGATCCCAGATCGGTCGCGCCACCACACGCCTTGGGGTCCGCCCCACCCCGGGGATGCGCGAGAGAGGAgatcccccgccaccgccgtcggccaCTGGGCTTAGCCGGGCGGCGATGGAGGGAGAGGAGGGAGTttgcggcggtggcggctaggttTCTGGCCGCCCGAGTCGCCCTAGGGGGAGGACGACGCGGGCTGTAATTGATCTGTTGCCACTCAATACTTTGCACTTTGATTTGTTGCCCTCTATCAAGTGGGTCCCATGTAAAATGACTAGAGTACCCCCGCCCTACATATTGATTATCCCCATCCTCTCGCCCGCAACGACGGCAGAGACGGCGGCGGCACTCGCCATCCCCGGCCAAGCCCTGTTCTGCCTCCTCCCTCCCTCGATCCGTGCCATGGCCGCCGCCCAGAACCGTGAGTCATGACCAAACAGGCACTGGGCGGGCACCGGAGGGAGCGCACGCTGGCCCGGGGCGGTGCTTCAGCGACCGGAGCGCGCCCGTCAGCCGCGCTGGCGCGAGTGGATCCGGCGGCCATTGTCATGCGCACATCCACTTCCTCGTCGCTGACAAGGCGACGATGGAAAGAGCTGCTACTGCCGCCGCACTCGACCACGTTGATGCTCCTCTGCTTCTTCTCCATGAACTATGGCGCCGCGTCCCTGTCCACTCTGTCAAagacaagcagcagcagcagcagcagcacgccgCAACTCGATGTACGTACACGCTACACATACACAAGCTAGCCAAGGTAAGCTATTGATTGATTCTTTGGAAGACAAGCGCCAAAGCTGCTTAATTGATTCTCGCGAGTAATGCAACACTCAGGCAACACACGCGGAAACAGATCGATTCCGCCGAGACACGTACGCACGTGAAAAGAGATCGATTCAAGCTACAAATCCGCTATGGAGAGGCAGCGGTGACGACCGTGAGCAGCCGACGGCGGGGAGCAACAGCACGGGGTGGGGAGCAGCACGACCCACGTCACCGACCGCATCTGGTATTCCGGCGGCGCGGCCACTGAAGACTAGAGGAGAGCGGCGCGAGGAGGTCGCCATCAGCAGAGGGCGCCAGTGTACTAGTTCATCGGCTTTTTGAGAATCGGCTGACACTGGTGAAACTAGCACAAAGGCTATTTTGGTCCACTGATTTATGTACACATTGTGTCAATCGTTTAGAAGTATTGTTTTTGTGTGTAAAAGTGGCAAAAGATCAAAGTTCAAAGTAAAAAGTCGCAGCAGATcaattttttttttaggatcaatgCCGCTTTATTAATTAAACGTAGCTGGGGATCTTATCAGAGAGAACCTGGATAATAGACTCCGGTGGACCAACCCACCAAACATTACAAACTTCATCACCTAATCCTATTTTGGCTAATTTATCCGCGGCACCGTTTGCTTCTCGCTTTGTCCATGTAACCTTCACCTGCAGAAACTGGTTAAGCATCTGCTTAATCTCTTCAACACTCGGCCCCAAGATGGAGAGGTCTTGTTCAGACTTGTTGATCGCCGCGACGACTCCCAGGCAATCCAGCTCGACATGAAGATTCTGCACGTTAGCCTCACTAGCCAGCTGAATAGCACGTTTACAGGCTTCCACCTCCACCATCTCGGCACTGGGGGCCCGATCGACGAAAGAGCAAGCAGCAGCTCGAAAGCCACCATGATGATCTCTGAGCACTACCCCCGCACCACCCTTGCCTCTGTCCTTGGAGAACGCTCCGTCAGCATTGGCTTTGATCCATCCCTCCTCCGGCGCCTCCCATTTTCTTCTCGCACCCGTTTCCCGGACCGGCGAGGGTTTATGATGGATGTTTCGCCATTCTTCAGTCAACCGCACCACCCGCTCCATTATTCCATGTGGTTCTTCGATCCGTTTTCCATCCCGGGCTTCATTGCGAGCTAGCCACAGCGCATAGACCGACTGGACCATCATCGACCTTTCCTCCTCTTCTGCTTGCTGGAACCACTCCAGGAGCCATGTTGCAACTGCACTCTGGGAACcaagctgacacggtgggatcgccACCGCAATTACCTTCTCCGAATGCAGTCTTTTCCAGTAGAGTACCGAATGGGGACAGCCCCAAAATCTATGATAGATTGTTTCTTCTCGACCACATGCCGTACAAAAAACTCCCGCCTTGATCTTCCTCCTCCGCGGTTCATGCCCAACGGCTAAACCATTGCGAAGCAGGCGCCACATGTGGATCTTTGCTTTCCCCGGAGCTGAAGTGTCCCACATCGCCATCCAGCTCTTATGCTGGTTCACAGATGACGATGACTCCTGTCGTCCCGTCCGCGCTCGGTTCATTGATACACGCAGGTGATATGCCGAGCGAACCGTGAAGTAACCATCTTTAGTGAAGTTCCAAGCCAAGTGATCATCCGCACCTGGTCCTCCAACGACAATTTGCTTGATGTCTTCAACGTCCTCCTGTGAGAACATCCTCTCCAGCAGCTGCTCGTTCCAACTCGTACCCCCTTGGTTTAGCAAGTGGCAGACCTTCGTGACCCCCATGACATACTCAGCACCCAGTGGTGATAAGCTGCCCTTTCTCGGTATCCACTAATCATGGTGGATGTTAATCTTGGTGCCATCTCCCACTCGCCACACTAGCCCTGCTCGAAGAAGATCTCTCCCATGAAGAATACTTCTGAATGTGTATGATCCACCATCAGGACATGTTGCATTCATAATGTCGCCATCTTTGAAATATCTGGCCTTCAACACACGCGCACAGAGCGAGGAGGGAACCCGCAAGATCCTCCACGCCTGCTTGGCCAATAACGCCTGGTTAAACGCCTCGGCGTCCCTAAAACCCATGCCTCCTTCCTTCTTTGCAGCACACATTTTATCCCACGCAATCCAATGCACTTTGCGCTCACCATTCACTGCCCCCCACCAGAATTTCGCGAGATAGATGTCAGGTTCCGGCACATCTTCTTTGTGAGGAGAAAACAGCTCATAGTAAATGCAGGAGTAGCTtgcagcccagatttcacaagaacttCCCTTGCTTTTTTTGAGAGGCCTTGCCCCTTCCAACCCGTAAccttcttttttgagctttcaacCACATATTGGAAAGACCCATCCTTAGCTCTCCCCACCACCGTTGGGAGACCCAAATACCTCTCACTCAACGCCTCTATTTCAATCCCGATCGATGCCTTGAGGGCCTCTTTTTGATCCTGCTGACACCCCTTCCCAAAGAAAATGGAGGATTTATGTAAGTTTACCTTCTGTCCTGACGCTTGTTCATATATACCCAATATATCCTTCAGAGCTAGAAAGTTGTCAACACAACCTTGAAGAAAGATAATACTGTCATCAGCGAACAGAAGATGAGTCACTTGGGGGCCAGTGCTCCCAAAAGACACACCCTTTATAAGATTATCCTCTTGGGCCTTTTTCAGTAACACAGAAAAACCTTCCACGCAGAACAGGAATAGATATGGGGACAAAGGGTCTCCTTGCCGTAATCCTCGGGATGGGGTAAACATTCTGGACAGCCCACCGTTAAGCTTGACAACAAAATTTGCCGACGTTACACACCTCATGATCATGGCTACCCATGCATTGTCAAACCCAAACTTGAGGAGCATTTGCTCTAGGAACACCCATTCCACTCTATCGtaggctttcatcatatccaacttGACTACACAAAgtggtttcttcctctttctctttctTATGGCATGCACACACTCATAGGCCACAAAAACATTATCTGTGATTAGTCGGCCCGAGACAAAAGCACTTTGTTCCTCCGAGATAAGTATCGGCAAAATAGCTTTTAACCTGTTAGCTAGCACCTTAGAGGCAATTTTATACAAAACATTACAGAGGCTGATTGGGCGAAATTGCGAAAGCAACTCCGGTGAGTTAACtttcgggatcataacaatcaccaTCGCATTAAAAGCCTCCGGAGCTACTACTCCAGCAAGAAAATCACGCACCACCATGCACACTTCTTCCTTTACAAGCGACCAGTGTCGTTGATAAAAGAGGGCTGGCAGCCCATCAGGGCCCGGTGCCTTTGTTGGCCCCATCTGGAACAGCGCATGCTCTATCTCCTCGTCAGTGACCGGTGTCACAAGTCTCTGGTTCATGTTCTTAGAAATGATGCTAGGAATATTCTGAAGTAATGCTTGGGCACCCACCGACCCCTCAGATGTAAACAACACTTCATAGAATTTTGCTGCCATCTCTCTCATCTCTTCATTCACCATGCACTTTGACCCATCATCTCGAAGCAACGCTCGAACTGTATTTTTCCGCTTTCTATGCGAGGCCCTTCCCTGAAAATACTTCGTATTCATATCACCCGCCGCTAGCCAGTCCACTCGCGACCGCTGTCGTTGCATCACTTCTTCCCACGCATATACCTCTCGCAACTGTTCTTCTATTTATCTCACTTCTGATTGGTAGCTTGTCCGTAGAGCTCGGAACTTTGCATCCTTTAACTGAACTTGCAGCTGCTTTATTTGGTTTCGTATCGATC
This portion of the Triticum dicoccoides isolate Atlit2015 ecotype Zavitan chromosome 7A, WEW_v2.0, whole genome shotgun sequence genome encodes:
- the LOC119332403 gene encoding uncharacterized protein LOC119332403, whose translation is MERAATAAALDHVDAPLLLLHELWRRVPVHSVKDKQQQQQQHAATRCTYTLHIHKLAKATHAETDRFRRDTYAREKRSIQATNPLWRGSGDDREQPTAGSNSTGWGAARPTSPTASGIPAARPLKTRGERREEVAISRGRQCTSSSAF